One genomic window of bacterium includes the following:
- a CDS encoding DUF1573 domain-containing protein gives MKSLQEFISPLVTATVLGMSVLSLGELSAQQPQSGPKIEALQPNYEFGAIYRGAVVTHKFSLRNVGRATLVIDNVRSSCGCTVALADKKEVAPGESTYISASFDSGRFSGKVQKEIYVQSNDSLQPVTKLSLEGEVRVDLSVSPNQMYFSGLKEGERIERKINLLNTSEITIGITEVSCTVPDVRFELPKLKLKPGENTQMLLVVDKVTRETKLTGSMTIHFTGPQKEVTIKLYSRAVD, from the coding sequence ATGAAATCTTTGCAGGAATTTATTTCCCCTCTGGTCACCGCGACCGTGCTCGGCATGTCTGTTCTGTCGTTGGGAGAACTCTCGGCGCAGCAGCCGCAGAGCGGTCCCAAGATCGAAGCGTTGCAGCCCAATTACGAATTCGGCGCCATCTACCGCGGGGCCGTGGTCACGCATAAGTTCTCCCTGCGCAACGTGGGCCGGGCAACTCTCGTGATCGACAATGTCCGTTCGAGCTGCGGCTGCACCGTGGCCCTGGCCGACAAGAAAGAAGTCGCCCCGGGCGAAAGTACGTACATTTCGGCTTCCTTCGATTCGGGACGCTTCTCGGGCAAGGTGCAGAAAGAGATATACGTGCAGTCTAACGACTCGCTCCAACCGGTGACCAAGCTCTCCCTGGAGGGTGAGGTCCGGGTGGACCTGAGCGTCTCGCCCAATCAGATGTATTTCTCCGGGCTCAAGGAGGGTGAGCGGATCGAGCGCAAGATCAACCTGCTGAACACCTCCGAGATCACGATCGGGATCACCGAGGTCTCCTGCACCGTGCCGGATGTCCGTTTCGAGCTGCCCAAGCTGAAACTGAAGCCCGGCGAGAACACCCAGATGCTGCTGGTCGTGGACAAGGTCACGCGCGAGACCAAGCTCACCGGCAGTATGACCATCCATTTCACCGGCCCGCAGAAAGAAGTGACAATCAAGCTTTACAGCCGGGCGGTGGACTAA
- a CDS encoding DUF4159 domain-containing protein, translating to MKPRLGTALLLLAAAVLTRPSAAQTPNPPVAPSTTGARLTIARVIYEGGGDWYSNPSSLPNLLAAIRKYTGLSVDKQEAQVRLKSAELFRYPFLYLNGHGNVSFDEEEVVRLRKYLLGGGFLHADDNYGMDASFRREMKKVFPDKEFVPVPFDYPIFHTVFDFPGGLPKVHEHDGGPPKGLGIFAAGRLVVFYSLNTDLGDGWEDPEVHKDPEPVRQAALRMGVNIFMYALTRE from the coding sequence ATGAAACCCAGGCTCGGAACTGCTCTGCTGCTTCTTGCCGCGGCGGTCTTGACGCGCCCGTCAGCGGCCCAGACGCCGAACCCGCCTGTGGCCCCATCCACCACGGGTGCGCGGCTGACAATCGCCCGGGTGATCTACGAGGGTGGGGGAGACTGGTACTCCAACCCCTCCTCGCTGCCCAATCTGCTGGCTGCGATCAGAAAGTATACCGGATTGTCGGTAGACAAGCAAGAGGCACAAGTGCGCCTGAAAAGCGCCGAGCTGTTCCGCTACCCCTTCCTTTACCTGAACGGCCACGGCAATGTCTCGTTCGATGAGGAGGAGGTGGTCCGCCTGCGCAAGTACCTCCTGGGCGGCGGGTTCCTGCACGCGGATGATAACTACGGCATGGATGCCAGTTTCCGCCGTGAGATGAAAAAAGTGTTCCCGGACAAGGAGTTTGTGCCGGTGCCGTTCGACTATCCGATCTTCCACACGGTGTTCGATTTCCCGGGCGGCCTGCCCAAGGTGCACGAGCATGACGGGGGCCCGCCCAAGGGGCTGGGAATTTTCGCCGCCGGTCGTCTGGTGGTGTTCTACAGCCTGAACACCGACCTGGGCGACGGCTGGGAGGACCCGGAGGTTCACAAGGACCCCGAGCCGGTCCGTCAGGCCGCCCTGCGCATGGGAGTGAACATATTCATGTACGCCCTGACTCGCGAGTGA
- a CDS encoding fatty acid desaturase yields the protein MSEPKYFWAEASRELREELKATIDHNETARLQRKQPWRHFAVAARQFVFLGLSTWALVRYRTLWVVVPAALLSGVTVFNFTVLLHEQLHNLIFRGHHPHLNRFLGHLYAFWSGISSSQFTRWHLDHHLQLGHSTLDPKRHHLSPKRNSRLVKTLYFTPALFFIYFRAAAREAATYPSDLRNRIKRERLVSVAGHLAFQVLLFWLGGAGAWFRAYALPVYFVFPLVFALNRVGQHYNIKTGDPAGWTTWIAGHWFWDFLYLNSNYHLEHHYFPGVPFYNLPRLQRLLTPLYCRHGLEPFSYPRLLYGYLVLNRTPHTEWDFA from the coding sequence ATGAGCGAGCCGAAATATTTCTGGGCCGAGGCCTCGCGCGAGCTGCGCGAGGAGCTTAAGGCCACGATCGATCATAACGAAACCGCCCGCTTGCAGCGTAAGCAGCCCTGGCGTCACTTTGCGGTCGCGGCGCGGCAGTTCGTTTTCCTGGGCCTCTCCACCTGGGCCCTGGTGCGCTACCGCACGCTCTGGGTGGTTGTTCCTGCCGCGCTGCTCTCGGGGGTGACAGTGTTCAATTTCACGGTCCTGCTGCACGAGCAGCTCCATAACCTGATCTTCCGCGGCCACCACCCGCACCTCAACCGTTTTCTCGGCCACCTGTACGCGTTCTGGAGCGGCATCTCCAGCTCGCAGTTCACCCGCTGGCACCTCGACCATCACCTCCAGTTAGGCCACTCGACCCTCGACCCCAAGCGTCACCACCTGTCGCCCAAGAGAAATTCACGTCTGGTGAAAACACTCTATTTCACCCCGGCGCTGTTCTTTATCTATTTTCGCGCAGCCGCAAGAGAAGCAGCCACTTATCCGTCGGACCTCAGAAACAGGATCAAGCGCGAGCGATTGGTCTCTGTCGCCGGCCACCTGGCTTTCCAGGTCCTTCTTTTCTGGCTGGGCGGGGCCGGGGCCTGGTTCAGGGCCTATGCACTGCCGGTGTATTTCGTGTTCCCGCTCGTTTTCGCCCTCAACCGGGTGGGCCAGCACTACAACATCAAGACCGGGGACCCGGCCGGCTGGACCACCTGGATCGCGGGCCACTGGTTCTGGGATTTCCTCTACCTCAACTCGAACTACCACCTGGAACACCACTATTTCCCGGGGGTTCCTTTCTACAACCTGCCCCGCCTGCAGCGCCTTCTCACCCCGCTCTACTGTCGCCACGGCCTGGAGCCGTTTTCGTACCCGCGCCTGTTGTACGGCTACCTGGTGCTCAACCGCACGCCCCACACCGAGTGGGATTTCGCCTGA
- a CDS encoding flagellar motor protein MotB: MAKEECECPEGAPPWLCTYSDLMSLLLCFFVLIVSMSSTDPNPFNKAVGALKGSLGVLTEDSSSPEMQQAVVWKVSDVDMGELSMAISALQDFAETQNEKKSLSVKITSEGIAVRVLTPILFEQGSAEIRPQGMPYLAKIFELAKTFDNDIRVCGYTDDTPISGGLYNSNWELAYARARNVAKFGMNYSKLDPKRFSVVSYGEFRPAFPNDTEENRKKNRRIEIFIEYKVNLDPLT; this comes from the coding sequence ATGGCCAAAGAAGAATGCGAATGCCCGGAAGGCGCACCGCCCTGGTTGTGTACGTACAGTGACCTGATGTCGCTGCTGCTGTGCTTTTTCGTTCTGATCGTCTCGATGTCCTCGACCGACCCGAACCCATTCAACAAAGCCGTGGGAGCGCTGAAAGGTTCTCTCGGCGTTCTCACCGAGGATTCCTCGTCTCCAGAGATGCAACAGGCGGTGGTCTGGAAAGTCAGCGACGTGGACATGGGCGAACTGTCCATGGCTATTTCAGCGCTGCAGGATTTCGCCGAAACGCAGAATGAGAAGAAAAGCCTCAGCGTCAAGATCACCAGCGAGGGGATCGCGGTGCGTGTCCTGACTCCGATCCTTTTCGAGCAGGGGAGCGCCGAGATACGCCCCCAGGGCATGCCGTACCTGGCCAAGATATTCGAGTTGGCCAAGACCTTCGATAACGATATCCGGGTCTGCGGATACACCGATGACACTCCGATCAGCGGAGGACTCTACAATTCCAACTGGGAGCTGGCCTACGCCCGTGCGCGCAACGTGGCCAAGTTCGGCATGAACTATTCCAAGCTCGACCCGAAACGCTTTTCCGTTGTTTCATACGGCGAGTTCCGTCCCGCATTCCCGAACGACACCGAGGAGAACCGTAAGAAAAACCGCAGGATCGAAATATTTATAGAATATAAAGTTAATCTCGATCCCTTGACGTAG